The sequence AAAAGGTTGGCTATCCTCTGTGGAAGGTGACCCGTGCTAAATGCCTGAGTCTCGCTTCCTCTTTTACCTCTACTGGAAAATTTTTCTTCACTCAGCTTAGAAGGTCCAAGGGGATAGCTTAGTTATAGGCCTTCTAAGAATCTGAAATTTCCCTTGCAAGTTTGACCCTGACTAGCTGAGAGACTTGGGACGAACCACCTGTTGGGGCCTCTGTTTCAACGTCTAGGAACGAAGCCGTCACCGCTCCCTTAGTAAACATCTCAAAGTGACCCAAGGAGGATTTCCAGATCCCGTGGAAAGGACCCGTCAGGACGCAATTAGGATTTACGCTGatgactctttttttttcttcgtcGAGCAGGGTTGAACACCTGAACCACCGGGCCCAGCCATGGAGAAAGGTGGGAATATACAACTGGAGATCCCCGACTTCAGCAACTCGGTCCTGAGCCACCTCAACCAGCTGCGCATGCAGGGCCGCCTCTGCGACATCGTGGTCAACGTGCAAGGCCAGGCCTTTCGGGCCCACAAAGTGGTGCTGGCCGCCAGCTCCCCCTACTTCAGGGACCACATGTCCTTGAACGAGATGAGCACCGTCTCCATTTCGGTCATCAAGAACCCCACGGTTTTCGAGCAGCTCCTGTCCTTCTGTTACACCGGGCGCATCTGCCTGCAGCTGGCCGATATCATCAGCTACCTGACGGCGGCCAGCTTCCTGCAGATGCAGCACATCATAGACAAGTGCACGCAGATCCTGGAGGGCATTCACTTTAAAATTAACGTGGCGGAGGTGGAAGCGGAGTTGGGCCAGACGAGGACAAAGCATCAGGAGAGACCCCCGGAGTCTCACAGGGTCACACCGAACCTGAACCGCTCCCTCAGCCCACGCCACAACACGCCAAAGGCGAGCCGGAGGGGTCAGGTGAGCACGGTGTTGGACATCCGGGAGCTCAGTCCCCCCGAGGAGTCCACCAGCCCCCAGATAATCGAGCAGAGCTCCGACGCGGAGGGCAGGGAGCCCATCCTGCGGATTAACCGAGCGGGACAGTGGTACGTGGAGACCGGGGTGCCGGATCGCGGGGGCCGCAGCGACGATGAGGTCCGTGTTCTGGGAGGAGTGCGGATCAAAACGGAGAACTTGGAAGAGTGGCTCGGGACTGAGAATCAGCCCTCGGGGGAGGACGGGAGCAGCGCCGAGGAGGTCACGGCCATGGTCATAGACACGACGGCCCACGGTTCAGCGGGTCAGGAGAATTACCCCCTGGGGTCTTCGGGAGCCAAGGTGGCCCGGCCAACGAGCAGTGAAGTCGACAGGTAAGGTGGCGGCTTTTTCCCCCGTCCTGTCTGCCGCGAGGGCACCGTCGAAGTTGGCCACCTTAGAGAGCTCTTCCCGTCCCGTTCGTAGGCAAAATAAACATTGACTGCGTGGAGACTTTTCTTCTTCTTATATGTGGAAACCAGAAGGTTCCACGTTCTCTAGTTTCGTGGGATTTACGGTAATGTAGGTTCTCCCTTGAAAATTCAAAGTAGCACATCCAGCCACCCTAGGCTAAGTGATCGTCAGGCAATACTTCCTCAGGATTCAAGGCAGGAAACCAGTCACCAGCCGAAACGTGGCAACATTTCCCTTTCTCGGTGTGTCGTCCCCAGG comes from Tachyglossus aculeatus isolate mTacAcu1 chromosome 16, mTacAcu1.pri, whole genome shotgun sequence and encodes:
- the ZBTB37 gene encoding zinc finger and BTB domain-containing protein 37, translating into MEKGGNIQLEIPDFSNSVLSHLNQLRMQGRLCDIVVNVQGQAFRAHKVVLAASSPYFRDHMSLNEMSTVSISVIKNPTVFEQLLSFCYTGRICLQLADIISYLTAASFLQMQHIIDKCTQILEGIHFKINVAEVEAELGQTRTKHQERPPESHRVTPNLNRSLSPRHNTPKASRRGQVSTVLDIRELSPPEESTSPQIIEQSSDAEGREPILRINRAGQWYVETGVPDRGGRSDDEVRVLGGVRIKTENLEEWLGTENQPSGEDGSSAEEVTAMVIDTTAHGSAGQENYPLGSSGAKVARPTSSEVDRFSPSGSVVTLTERHRARSESPGRMDEPKQPNSQVEESAMIGVSGYVEYLREQEVSERWFRYNPRLTCIYCAKSFNQKGSLDRHMRLHMGITPFVCRMCGKKYTRKDQLEYHIRKHTGNKPFHCHVCGKSFPFQAILNQHFRKNHPGCLPLEGPHSISPETTVTSRGQAEEESPPQEETVAPGEAAQGSVSTTGPD